A single genomic interval of Helianthus annuus cultivar XRQ/B chromosome 13, HanXRQr2.0-SUNRISE, whole genome shotgun sequence harbors:
- the LOC110899325 gene encoding uncharacterized protein LOC110899325 translates to MVWIHKVQPTHQPSLQLVFSLHMLLLAYNQILLYFFLPKFMRKHQHAVSTKEYVRPGRSLVTGSSRGCRKVEAETTWEANRKETFREAVCEALLKDYFDDSFEDPRFMERLYQGVDKKKG, encoded by the exons ATGGTCTGGATTCACAAAGTACAACCGACACATCAGCCGAGCCTCCAATTGGTGTTTTCTTTGCATATGTTGCTCCTCGCTTACAACCAGATACTACTCTATTTCTTCCTTCCAAAA TTTATGAGAAAACATCAACATGCCGTGTCCACAAAGGAGTATGTTCGACCTGGAAGAAG CTTAGTTACAGGTAGTAGTAGAGGCTGTAGAAAGGTTGAAGCCGAGACCACATGGGAAGCAAATAGAAAAGAGACCTTCAGAGAAGCAGTTTGCGAGGCATTATTGAAG GATTATTTTGACGATTCGTTTGAAGACCCGAGATTCATGGAACGACTCTACCAAGGTGTGGATAAGAAGAAGGGATAA
- the LOC118485859 gene encoding uncharacterized protein LOC118485859 — MDAVLQKFQHLKIQLEDIKEATNDFNDKKNRIGRGGFGNVYKGELSHYMGRSMVAIKRLNLDSRNLQGTPEFLKEIMTLTRYKHENLISLLGFCCEGGEMILVYEHASRGSLDRYLNSPLLTWSERIKICLDAAKGLRYLHDPRETHQRLIHCDVKSANILLDDQWNGKVSDFGLSIMGSANEQQSVIVTVAAGTLGYIDPQYRMTHTLTKESDVYSFGVVLFEVLCGTICCTYSNGRFQQDFLSMWIKSYKENKLNDIIFKSQTIEPLDQSALETFSGIAYRCLKESREDRPTMARVVTELETALRYQKVFLLQFEYLKIPLEEITLATNYFNIEKNYIGDHAFGKVYRGEVSHSKGRSMTAIKRLDPKHGQGVANFLKEVKLLSKYKHENLISLLGFCCEGSEMILVYEHVSRGSLDRYLDSPLLTWTQRLKLCLDAAKGLSYLHDPRETHQRHIHCDVKSANILLDEQWNAKVSDFGLSIMGSANEHKSVIVTPAAGTDGYIDPQYAMTHTLTKESDVYSFGVVLFEVLCGTLCCTYSNGRVQQNFLSTWIERYKEKKLYDIIFKNPTVEPLDQSALETFSDIAYQCLQEFRVDRPRMARVVTELETALRYQKVFWQQFQDLKIPLEEITLATNHFNLEKNYIGGGSFWKVYIGEVSHSKGRSMTAIKRLDPKHSQRIPEILKETAMLSRYTHKNLISLLGFCHQGDEMILVYEHVSRGSLDRHLNTPHLTWSQRLQICLDVAKGLRYLHDPRERHQTHIHCDVKSANILLDEQWNGKVSDVGLSIIGPANEQNSVFATVAASTPGYCDPQYAVTHTLTKESDVFSFGVVLFEVLCGRLCYTLDSEGHVKEILVPMWIKSYEENRLNDIIFKNSNNKPMHQRVLNRFSGIAYQCLIQSREDRPEMAYVVTELEIALNILELLQNEEFIGKWNEQLHEYQQMIKTAEPPLNYKSEDELMILMSKGVLFNGGKTVRN, encoded by the exons ATGGATGCAGTCTTGCAGAAGTTTCAACATCTTAAAATCCAACTGGAAGATATAAAAGAAGCCACCAACGACTTCAACGATAAAAAGAACCGTATTGGACGTGGTGGTTTTGGGAATGTTTATAAAGGAGAATTGTCTCACTATATGGGGCGAAGCATGGTCGCCATTAAGCGTCTAAATCTGGATTCTAGGAATCTACAAGGAACACCTGAGTTCTTGAAAGAGATCATGACGCTTACCCGGTACAAGCATGAAAATCTTATATCTCTTCTGGGATTTTGTTGCGAAGGGGGTGAAATGATCCTAGTGTACGAGCATGCATCTCGTGGAAGCCTTGACCGCTATTTAAATTCCCCTCTTCTCACATGGTCAGAACGTATCAAGATATGCCTTGATGCCGCGAAGGGACTAAGGTACCTTCATGATCCAAGGGAGACACACCAAAGACTTATCCATTGTGATGTAAAAAGCGCCAACATCCTACTCGATGATCAATGGAATGGTAAAGTTTCTGACTTTGGATTATCAATAATGGGCTCAGCTAATGAGCAGCAATCGGTTATTGTCACCGTTGCAGCGGGTACCCTTGGGTACATTGATCCCCAGTATCGGATGACACACACCCTAACGAAAGAGTCAGACGTGTACTCTTTCGGTGTGGTCTTATTCGAAGTTTTATGTGGGACAATTTGCTGTACATATAGCAATGGTCGGTTTCAACAAGATTTTCTGTCCATGTGGATTAAAAGCTATAAAGAGAATAAACTAAATGATATCATCTTTAAAAGTCAGACCATTGAACCACTGGATCAGAGTGCTTTAGAAACATTTTCAGGCATTGCGTATCGATGTTTAAAGGAATCACGTGAAGATCGGCCAACGATGGCTAGGGTTGTGACAGAACTTGAGACTGCACTTAGATATCAGAAG GTATTCTTGTTGCAATTTGAATATCTTAAAATCCCGTTGGAAGAGATAACATTAGCCACTAACTACTTCAACATTGAGAAGAACTATATTGGAGATCATGCTTTTGGGAAGGTTTATAGGGGAGAAGTGTCTCACTCTAAGGGACGAAGCATGACTGCTATTAAGCGTCTGGATCCGAAGCATGGGCAAGGAGTCGCTAATTTCTTGAAAGAGGTAAAGTTACTTTCCAAGTACAAGCATGAAAATCTTATCTCTCTTCTGGGATTTTGTTGCGAAGGGAGTGAGATGATCCTAGTGTACGAGCATGTATCTCGTGGAAGCCTAGACCGCTATTTGGACTCCCCTCTTCTCACGTGGACACAACGTCTGAAGTTATGTCTCGATGCCGCGAAGGGGCTAAGCTACCTGCATGATCCAAGGGAGACACATCAGAGACATATCCATTGTGATGTTAAAAGTGCCAACATTCTTCTTGATGAGCAATGGAATGCTAAAGTTTCTGATTTTGGGCTATCAATAATGGGTTCAGCTAATGAGCATAAATCGGTTATTGTCACTCCAGCAGCAGGTACTGATGGGTACATTGATCCCCAGTATGCGATGACACACACCCTAACGAAAGAGTCAGATGTATACTCTTTTGGTGTGGTCTTATTCGAAGTTTTATGCGGGACACTTTGCTGTACGTATAGCAACGGTCGTGTTCAGCAGAATTTTCTGTCCACGTGGATTGAAAGATATAAAGAGAAGAAATTATACGATATCATCTTTAAAAATCCGACCGTTGAACCACTGGATCAGAGTGCTTTAGAAACGTTTTCAGACATTGCGTATCAATGTTTACAGGAATTTCGTGTAGATCGGCCAAGGATGGCTAGGGTTGTAACAGAACTTGAGACTGCACTTAGATATCAAAAG GTATTCTGGCAGCAATTTCAAGATCTTAAAATCCCGCTGGAGGAGATAACATTGGCTACCAACCACTTCAACCTTGAGAAGAACTATATTGGAGGTGGTTCTTTTTGGAAGGTTTATATAGGAGAAGTGTCTCACTCTAAGGGCCGGAGCATGACTGCTATTAAGCGCCTGGATCCGAAGCATTCCCAAAGAATACCTGAGATCTTGAAAGAAACCGCGATGCTTTCACGTTACACGCATAAAAATCTTATATCTCTTCTGGGATTTTGTCATCAAGGGGATGAGATGATCCTTGTTTACGAGCATGTGTCTCGTGGAAGCCTTGACCGCCATTTAAACACCCCTCATCTCACGTGGTCCCAACGTCTCCAGATATGCCTGGATGTTGCAAAGGGGTTAAGGTACCTTCATGATCCAAGGGAGAGACACCAAACACATATCCACTGTGATGTTAAAAGCGCCAACATCCTACTTGATGAGCAATGGAATGGTAAAGTTTCGGACGTTGGATTATCAATAATTGGCCCCGCTAATGAGCAGAACTCGGTTTTTGCCACAGTCGCAGCAAGTACCCCTGGGTACTGTGATCCGCAGTATGCGGTGACACACACCCTAACAAAAGAGTCGGACGTATTCTCTTTCGGCGTTGTCTTATTCGAAGTTTTATGCGGGAGATTATGCTATACCCTTGACAGCGAGGGTCATGTTAAGGAGATCTTGGTGCCTATGTGGATTAAGAGCTATGAAGAAAACAGGTTAAATgatataatttttaaaaattcgaaCAACAAACCAATGCATCAGAGGGTTTTAAACAGATTTTCAGGGATTGCGTATCAGTGTTTGATACAATCTCGTGAAGATCGGCCAGAGATGGCTTACGTTGTGACGGAGCTTGAAATAGCACTCAATATTCTAGAATTACTCCAAAATGAAGAGTTTATAGGTAAATGGAATGAACAACTTCATGAGTACCAACAGATGATTAAGACTGCAGAACCTCCTCTGAACTACAAATCCGAAGATGAATTGATGATCCTTATGTCCAAAGGGGTCCTCTTTAACGGAGGCAAAACGGTACGTAATTAG